A window from Primulina huaijiensis isolate GDHJ02 chromosome 11, ASM1229523v2, whole genome shotgun sequence encodes these proteins:
- the LOC140987838 gene encoding uncharacterized protein, with translation MSSSSGRPVSVAAGNYQLVQVVEKAVSSLPPRPPPSSSSSSALVEYTPPVAAPEDEDLEIKLRRIIECVPVRVNNTSGSSAGSGSGDFHQYRQMRRKEQDRLARMDVDYKKRKEISEFNQRRDERLKAAEERTLKKRLKRQKKKQRKKEKKSKLIENGDEQQNEQSSDEDGDSDNDET, from the exons ATGTCATCTTCGTCAGGCAGGCCGGTTTCCGTAGCTGCCGGAAATTATCAGCTGGTTCAAGTGGTGGAGAAGGCGGTTTCTTCACTTCCTCCACGGCCTCCACCTTCCTCTTCGTCATCATCTGCTTTAGTAGAGTACACACCGCCTGTAGCTGCCCCAGAAGACGAGGATCTCGAAATTAAGCTCCGCCGCATTATTGAATGTGTTCCAGTTCGTGTCAACAACACCTCTGGTAGTTCTGCCGGTTCAGGATCGGGTGACTTCCATCAG TATCGGCAAATGAGGCGAAAGGAACAAGATCGGCTAGCAAGGATGGACGTCGACTACAAGAAGAGGAAAGAAATCTCAGAATTCAACCAGAGAAGAGACGAAAGATTAAAAGCTGCAGAGGAACGTACACTGAAGAAACGTTTAAAACGTCAGAAGAAAAAACAgagaaagaaagagaaaaagagCAAACTGATTGAAAATGGAGACGAGCAGCAGAATGAGCAATCATCAGACGAGGATGGAGATTCGGATAATGATGAAACTTAG
- the LOC140988968 gene encoding protein TIC 21, chloroplastic-like, translated as MPTLLLPAARSAVSPPPAPCTAALRRPLSCKLPPQSLRFSSTINPHSYLSSLKCLSGLSSYYLILNSHSRKSLASVSISAAYSSINDDGKLAQVSKRLESTSRSFKRLGSFGFWGQLVCTVVAATILSFSVIITGKISSPATFYSTAGGIAAAFISVFWSFGYIRLSEKLRKTANDPSKAPPRADVVRSLKNGIVVNLLGMGAAILGMQATVGLLVAKALTTSANPYYQGSSPGSSPVLALDVFLVQASANTILSHFLGLVSSLELLRSVTLPPSEGAPSPKLA; from the exons ATGCCAACTCTACTGTTGCCTGCAGCTCGCTCTGCGGTCTCACCACCACCTGCGCCGTGTACGGCGGCGCTGCGTAGGCCCTTGTCGTGTAAACTTCCCCCTCAATCACTACGTTTCAGCAGCACCATAAATCCTCATTCATATCTCTCTTCTTTGAAATGTCTTAGTGGTTTATCTTCTTATTACTTAATTCTCAATAGTCACAGCAGAAAATCCCTAGCTTCGGTTTCCATTTCTGCTGCCTATAGCTCAATCAATGATGATGGCAAGCTCGCTCAG GTTTCAAAGAGATTAGAGAGCACCTCGAGAAGTTTCAAGAGATTGGGAAGCTTTGGTTTCTGGGGACAGCTAGTTTGTACGGTAGTTGCGGCTACAATCCTTTCATTTTCTGTCATTATCACTGGGAAGATTTCGTCGCCTGCTACCTTTTATTCAACTGCTGGTGGTATAGCGGCTGCATTCATTTCTGTGTTCTGGTCATTCGGCTATATTCGGTTATCCGAGAAACTGCGGAAAACAGCCAATGATCCTTCTAAG GCTCCACCTCGTGCAGATGTTGTAAGAAGTCTAAAAAATGGTATAGTCGTAAATCTCTTGGGCATGGGTGCTGCAATACTCGGTATGCAAGCAACTGTAGGTTTATTGGTGGCCAAAGCTCTTACAACCTCTGCCAATCCTTATTACCAAGGATCCTCTCCTGGGAGTAGTCCCGTTCTTGCCTTGGATGTTTTCTTGGTGCAG GCATCTGCAAATACTATACTTTCACATTTTCTAGGACTGGTAAGCTCGTTAGAGCTACTGCGATCTGTCACATTGCCACCTTCGGAAGGTGCCCCAAGTCCTAAGCTTGCATGA
- the LOC140988753 gene encoding receptor protein kinase-like protein At4g34220: MNYIRSANYPRLCGFFSLLFFLFTPSFSINLDGAILFSFKNSILKDPSSVLNNWDYFDATPCLWTGVTCARVESYFGVPDVFRVVSLALPNCNLLGTIPEELGFIQYLRVLDLSNNSLNGTLPSSLFNNQELQVLSLANNEIFGVIPESFSGLNSLKFLNLSDNFLSGNVPKSLTSLKNLTVVSLRGNSFSGSVLSGIQYLEFLDLSSNLLNGSLPKDFDGENLSFLNLSSNRISGLLNEEFAGKIPPNATIDLSFNNLFGEIPDSVPLSDQKTELFAGNTGLCGKQIKKICAVPSASPAIAAVPQIIDSNPLQNSSNNGLKPGAMAGIVVGSVAAFILLAVLLLCIYQNKKKATSNEYELGKDSDATVLKESRNLPSWPCSNIEHQPKIRQERINIDKMSLVMVDGETKLELETLLKASAYVLGSSGVSIVYKAVLQNGTAFAVRRIGKHGFKRFEEFENRVKAIAKLRHPNLVRIRGFHWGDEEKLIIYDYVSNGSLASTCYRKDGSSHYKLTFEARRNIATGVAKGLICIHERKHVHGNIKPSNILLTPDTDPIISDFGLHWLIHEHKYVHNVDPVEFVVSACPYRAPESLENLKSNSKWDVYSFGILLLELLTGKVFSGQELDQLMVNQVAEDPERVLSVADVALRRDLAGHEESMLQWFRLGLSCASLIPQKRPSMKDALQVLEKMAC; this comes from the exons ATGAACTACATTAGAAGCGCTAACTATCCTCGTCTTTGCGGGTTCTTTTCGCTGTTGTTCTTTCTTTTTACTCCTTCATTTTCCATCAACTTGGATGGAGCTAtccttttttctttcaaaaactcCATTCTGAAAGACCCTTCATCAGTTCTAAATAATTGGGACTATTTTGATGCTACACCATGTTTGTGGACTGGTGTAACATGTGCTAGAGTCGAGTCCTACTTTGGTGTGCCAGATGTTTTTCGAGTCGTAAGTTTAGCCCTCCCGAATTGTAATCTTCTTGGAACAATCCCTGAGGAGTTGGGCTTCATTCAATATCTAAGAGTTCTTGATCTTTCAAACAATTCCTTGAATGGAACATTGCCGAGTTCGCTTTTCAATAATCAAGAACTTCAGGTCCTCTCTCTTGCAAACAATGAAATCTTCGGTGTGATTCCAGAGTCCTTTTCAGGGCTTAACAGTCTCAAGTTTCTCAATTTATCTGATAATTTCTTGTCCGGAAATGTACCTAAAAGTTTAACTTCCTTGAAGAATTTAACAGTGGTGTCTTTAAGGGGAAACTCTTTTTCAGGCTCAGTTTTAAGTGGGATCCAATATCTTGAATTCTTGGATCTGTCTTCCAATTTGTTGAATGGATCTTTGCCTAAAGACTTTGATGGGGAAAATCTGAGTTTCTTGAATCTTTCATCCAACAGGATTTCAGGCTTATTGAATGAAGAATTTGCAGGAAAAATACCACCAAATGCTACTATTGATCTTTCATTCAACAATCTTTTCGGAGAAATCCCAGATTCAGTGCCTTTATCTGATCAAAAAACTGAGCTTTTTGCCGGAAACACAGGCCTCTGTGGaaaacaaatcaagaaaatatgtGCCGTTCCTTCCGCTTCTCCAGCTATTGCAGCTGTACCGCAGATAATCGACTCAAACCCACTTCAAAATTCTTCCAACAACGGGCTAAAACCAGGTGCAATGGCCGGGATTGTGGTAGGGTCCGTAGCTGCATTCATACTACTTGCCGTATTATTGCTCTGTATCTaccaaaataaaaagaaagcaACATCCAATGAATATGAACTCGGGAAAGATTCAGACGCAACAGTACTAAAAGAATCAAGAAATCTCCCCTCTTGGCCTTGCTCAAACATCGAACATCAGCCAAAAATTCGGCAAGAAAGGATCAATATAGATAAAATGTCCCTCGTAATGGTTGATGGTGAGACTAAACTAGAACTCGAGACATTGTTGAAGGCTTCAGCTTACGTTCTTGGATCGAGCGGTGTTAGCATTGTATACAAAGCTGTGCTGCAAAATGGGACTGCATTCGCTGTAAGGAGAATTGGAAAACATGGCTTCAAGAGATTCGAGGAATTCGAGAACCGAGTTAAGGCCATCGCTAAGTTACGACATCCAAATTTAGTACGAATCAGGGGATTCCATTGGGGTGATGAGGAGAAGCTTATAATCTATGACTATGTCTCCAATGGCAGCTTGGCCAGTACCTGTTATA GAAAAGATGGTTCCTCCCATTACAAATTAACATTTGAAGCTCGACGCAATATAGCAACAGGTGTAGCCAAGGGACTAATATGCATCCATGAAAGAAAACATGTGCATGGCAACATAAAACCCAGCAACATTCTACTTACACCAGACACCGATCCCATAATAAGCGATTTTGGGCTTCACTGGCTCATACATGAGCACAAGTATGTCCACAACGTAGATCCAGTCGAGTTTGTGGTGTCCGCCTGTCCGTATCGTGCCCCGGAGTCACTCGAGAACCTTAAGTCTAACTCAAAGTGGGATGTCTACTCTTTTGGGATCCTGTTGCTTGAGCTCCTAACAGGAAAGGTATTCTCAGGTCAAGAGTTGGATCAATTAATGGTCAATCAAGTAGCGGAAGATCCAGAAAGGGTTCTAAGTGTGGCCGACGTCGCATTAAGGCGAGACTTGGCAGGCCATGAGGAGTCCATGCTGCAATGGTTTAGGCTAGGGTTAAGTTGTGCATCATTGATCCCACAAAAAAGGCCTAGCATGAAAGATGCACTTCAAGTGTTGGAGAAAATGGCGTGTTAG